A window of Bacillus toyonensis BCT-7112 genomic DNA:
CATATGTTTCACCTCTCTTCTATTATAATATAGTTTCTTGTAAAAAGTAAGTTATAAAACTTTCCTCATATTTTATTTTACGTACATTTTATCATTTCCAAATATTAACTTGTCAACTATACGTAACATTTCCGTAAAAAAACCCTCTTCAAAAAGAGAGCCTTTTCTATCTTATTACTTCGTATACCATCCAAGACCAAGTGCACCTTCACCTAAATGCGTACCAATTACAGCACCAAAATAACCCGTGCGAATTGCGACATGAGGATATTTTGCTTCTAATTCTTGCTTCCATTCATTCGCTTCCTCTTCACGTTGCGCATGAATGATAACTGCTTCCATAGGTACACCTTTACTTGCTTGTTCATCAAAAATTTCAACGATACGTTTTAGCGCTTTTTTACGTGTACGAATCTTTTCAAATGGAATAATGACTTTCTCTCTAAAATATAAAACTGGCTTCACTTGTAGCAAGCTACCGATGAAAGCTTGCGCACTATTTAATCTTCCACCACGTTGTAAATGATGTAAATCATCCACTACAAAATATGCGTCCATCGTTTGCTTCATTTCATCAAAACGAGCGGTAATTTCTTCTGGTGTTTTTCCTTCACTTGCTAATTTCGCGCCTTCACGTACATAAAATCCTTGTACTTCACAACTAATTTCAGAGTCATACGTATATACTTCAATACCCTCTACCATCTGTCCAGCTGTCGTCGCTGTTTGGTATGTACCACTAATTCCACTTGAAAGATGAATACTAATAACTGCATCATATTCTTTAGATAATTCTTCGTATAACTCTAAAAACTTTCCAATCGCTGGCTGCGAAGTTTTCGGAAGTTCTTCCTGCTCACGTACTTTTACATAAAAATCATCTACTGAAATTTCAGCTTCTTCTTGATAAGATTCTGTTCCAAATACAACGTTTAATGGAATCATATATATATTTAGTTCGTCACGAATATGCTTCGGTATATATGCTGTACTATCAGTAACAATAGCTGTTTTCATTCTCGTACCTGCCTTATAAAAAATTTTTATCCCCTAATTTTACACGAAAACTAAAAAAGGTGCATCCATACATAAAAATACCGGTTGAAAATTATACTCAGCATCTCGACAAATTACAACAAAAAGATAAAATACTCATCAAAAATTTCAGCTTATTTATAAAAAATGTTTGAATATAAAAACGCCCGCTTTTAAAATGTAAAGTACTAGTCATTTTGACAGATAGGGGCGTATACCATTGTTATTACAATATTTAACAATAAAAGACTATGGCGAACACGAAATTGTCATTCAAAAATCAAGATTTATTTGTTATGTAAATAGAGCTACAACTGAAGAAGAAGCGCAAGCGTTTATACAAAAATAAAAAAACAGCATTGGAATGCAACACATAACTGTTCAGCGTATTTAATTGGCGAACAAGATCAAATTCAAAAAGCGAACGATGACGGTGAACCGAGCGGCACAGCTGGTGTACCTATGTTAGAGGTATTAAAAAAACGAGGTTTAAAAGATACTGTTGTTGTCGTTACACGCTATTTTGGTGGCATTAAACTCGGTGCAGGTGGATTAATTCGCGCATACGGAAAATGTACAAGCGAAGGTATTAATCACGTCGGCATTGTCGAACGAAAACTAGTGCGGGTTATACAAACCGGGATTGATTACACTTTACTTGGCAAGTTAGAAAATGAATTACGCCATTCAAAATATGTCATTAAAGATATACATTATTTAGAAAATGTCACATTTGATACGTTTGTAGAAGAAGATGGGAAACAAGCATTCACAGATTGGATGATTGAATTAACAAATGGGAAATGTACAATTACAGAAGGAGATATGTTGTACTTAGAGCAAGATCTTATCTAAGAATAATGAAATTATCACCTTTAAAGATTAATGTAGTGAAGAACTTCTCTACAATGAACTAAGGAGATTATATATGGAAGAACGTTATCATCATCTCCAAAATCGCAGAATAAAAAAGAAGCGAAGAAGAAAACTTTTCTACTTCTTTATTTTCGCATTTTTATTTGGCAGTGTAGGAATCTATATATTAAATTCCTACACTTCTCTTATGGGGATGTATAGTGGATTTAGTCGTGAAAAATCAGATTTAAGAACTAAAGATGTAGAAATTACAAAGGAACCTTTTACAATCCTCATTATGGGTATAGAAGATTATGCAACAGATGGTCAAAATGGGCGTACAGACTCATTAATGTTTGCGACAGTCAATCCGAAAACTCAAAGGATTTCACTTATGAGTATTCCTCGGGATAGTCGCGTTCCAATTGTCGGAAAGGACAAAGAAGATAAGATTAACGCTGCGCATGCTTATGGTGGAGAACAAATGGCAATCAAAACTGTCGAAGGTTTTCTAAAAGTTCCTGTAGACCATTATATTAAAATTGATTTCCAAGGCTTTAAAGGTATCGTTGATGCTGTTGGCGGTGTTACCGTTGATGTCCCTTTCGATTTTTGGGAGCGCTCTGACGTGGATTACTACAAAAAAATCCAATTTAAGCAAGGGCAACAAAACTTAAACGGTGAAGAGGCACTCGCTTACGTCCGTATGCGAAAGCAGGATCCAAACGGCGATTATGGCCGAGCCGCTAGACAAAGGCAATTGCTAGCCGCTGTTGCTCAAAAACTGAATTCTGCCTCTACTGTATTTAAAATTAAAGATTTAACGACTGTCGTTGGAAAATATATAAAAACCGACATTCCTATTTCAGACGGACTTGCTCTTTACAATAAACTTTCTGGTTTTGATCCTTCTACAATACAAACGTTAAAACTTGAAGGAGAAGACAAAAAAATAGGCGGTATTTATTACTTCCTTCCGGATCCAATCGGTGTAGAGACGGTACGTAATGAAATAGAAAAAGAACTAGGGGAAAAAGCAAAAACTCCAACAAATCCAAATACAAAAACCGATTCATCAAATCCTGACTCAAATTCTAACTCTAACGAAAAAGCAAAGAAAGAAACAAACCCGAACAAAACACCAACTGAGCCGCCCCCTTCCACAAATGCTCATGCAGAGTGGATTATGAGAAATCAGGAATAACAAAAAGAGCCAACTCTTATACGATTTGGCTCTTTTTTATTTACTTATTAAAGTGTTGTAAAATTGATTCAACAATACGCTCTGATGCACGACCATCACCGTAAGGGTTAGATGCTTGCGCCATCTTATCATGAGCTTCTTTATCAGATAGTAACTCATCAGCAAGATTAAAGATTGTCTCTTCATCTGTTCCTGCTAATTTTAACGTACCTGCTTCAATACCTTCTGGGCGCTCTGTTGTATCACGTAGAACAAGAACTGGCACGCCAAGTGATGGTGCTTCTTCTTGAACACCGCCAGAATCAGTTAACATTAAGTATGAACGAGCTGCAACATTATGGAAATCAATCACATCTAGCGGCTCGATTAAATGAATACGGCTATGTTCTCCTAAAATATCATTTGCTGTTTCACGAACAACAGGGTTCATGTGAACAGGGTACACAACTTGCACATCTTCATGTTTATCAACAAGGCGCTTAATTGCACGGAACATATTACGCATTGGTTCACCTAAGTTTTCACGGCGATGCGCTGTCATCAGTACAAGGCGATTATTTCCAAGCTTCTCTAGTACCGGATGACTATATGTTTCTTTTACAGTCGTTTTCAGTGCGTCAATCGCTGTATTTCCTGTTATGAAAATGCGTGACTCATCTTTATTTTCTCTCTGTAAGTTCGTTGCTGATTTCGCTGTCGGTGAGAAATGAAGGTCTGCCATTACACCTGTTAATTGACGATTCATCTCTTCTGGATATGGAGAATACTTATCCCATGTACGAAGTCCAGCTTCAACATGACCTACTGGAATTTGATTATAAAAAGCAGCTAAGCTAGCAATAAATGTTGTTGTTGTATCACCATGTACAAGGACGATATCAGGCTTTGCTTCTTTCATTACTTTGTCTAAACCTTCTAAACCGCGCGTTGTAATATCAATTAAAGTTTGACGATCTTTCATAATATTCAAATCGAAATCTGGCGTAATTCCAAAGATGCTTAATACTTGATCTAACATTTGACGATGTTGTGCTGTTACAGTCACAATTGATTCGATTTTTTCTGGATGCTTTTGCAACTCTAATACAAGAGGTGCCATTTTAATTGCTTCTGGACGTGTCCCGAAAATTGTCATTACTTTTAAACGTTCAGTCATTTTATTGCCTCTTTTCTCTCACTAGTTACAGTTTCTATTATGACGTATAAGAATAAACAAGGAACTTGCTCTTTTTATCGAATAGTAGCAACATGATTATTACAAACATTCTTTCGTCCCACTGAGTAGTAATCTATCCCTTGCTTTCTAGCATCCTCATTAGTATAACAATTTCTCCCATCAAATAGAATAGCCTCCCCCATAAGTTGTACATACTTTTCTAATGGATATGTTCGAATAGATTCCCATTCCGTTACGATAAAAACTGCACTCGCGCCTCTAATCGATTCATCTATACATTCAGCATATTGTATCGTCTTTCCAAATGTTTGTTGTACATGCTGAATTGCTTTCGGATCGTATACAACTACATCCGCACCTATATTAATCAATTCTTGTATGATAATAAGAGATGGTGCTTCTCTAATATCGTCTGTATTCGGTTTAAATGCTGCTCCAAGAACTGCAACCCGTTTCTTATTCATATTTATTACTTTTTTCGCTTTTTCAACTAATAACAACTGCTGCTTATTATTCACTTCAATGACCGCTTTTAACAAACGAAAATCATGAGAAACATTTCCTGCCATTTGTACAAGTGCTTTCGTATCTTTCGGAAAACACGATCCCCCATATCCAATGCCCGCCTGTAAAAAATGGGTACCAATTCTCTTATCCATCCCCATTCCTTTTGCTACATCTAATACATTTGCTCCTACCTTCTCACATATATTTGAAATTTCATTAATAAAGCTAATTTTTGTAGCCAAGAATGCATTAGACGCGTATTTAATCATCTCTGCACTCTTAATATCTGTAATATACGTTTGCAAGCATAATGCACTGTACAAATCCTCTACTTTCCGTGCAACTTTCTCATCATCCGCTCCAATTACAATACGATCACCATGGAAGAAATCATAAATACCGGAACCTTCTCGTAAAAACTCTGGATTCGATACGACATGTAATTTGTGCCTCCCTTGTAACTTCGCCTCAATCCATCCCTGCATCGCTTCATTTGTACCTACAGGAACTGTACTTTTCGTAACAACAATAATATCGTTATTCACGTACGTCCCAATATCCTCACACGCACGCTTAATATACGTTAAATCAGCTCTCCCATTTGCTAATGATGGTGTTCCAACCGCAATAAATATAAATTCAGCATTTTTAAAAGCTTTTAATTTACTTGTTGTAAAAGTTAACTTTGCACACTTATACGCATCATGTATTAATTCATGTAAGCCATATTCATAAATAGGTAAATCCCCTTGTTTTATCCGTTCAATTTTTTCATAATCTATATCAAAACATGTGACCGAATGTCCCAGTTTTGCCAAACCTACTCCTGTAATTAATCCAACATATCCAGTACCAATTATCGTAATTTTCATTTCCCCTTCGCACAGGAATATACAATAGAAAATATACGAATACATAGAATTCCCCTGTGCTTCCTCCTCTCATATTAAAAATGAGAAAACATTTTACTTCTCTATTATATGAATTACCTTTTCCATACTTTTTTAAGTTTTTGTAAAATTACATAAGAGAATATAAATTACCATATTTTAACACGAGACTTACTCATTTCTACGTGTAACACTTATAATACTGAAATAAAAATACTCACTATAGGAGAGGCGCGAAAATGGTCTATTATAAATACCAACAAACGCAACCTTCTTAAATGAGCTAACATTCCATATACAATTGTCATATCTTCTATTCACTTCCACTTACTACAAAAAGAAAAAAAGATTGAATTCTAATCTTTTTGTGATACCATATGTTATGAGCCTGCAAATAAACATCATAATTTTCAGATAAATAAACTAAAAAATTATGTTAGACTATAAAAAGGTGGGGTATTAATGGACTCACAAGTGATTTATGCCATTTTGGCATCTTTCATCACTGTACTCGTCGTTACTCCTTTAGTTATTAAATTAGCTTTTAAAATAGGAGCAACAGATAAGCCAAATGCGCGTAAAGTACACCAAAAGATTATGCCTCGTCTTGGCGGATTAGCAATATTTATCGGTGTAGCTGTAGGATTTGTTGTTGGCGGGTTATATGAACAAAGAATGTTATCGATAACATTAGGTGCGATTATCATTGTAATCATCGGGATTTTAGATGATATGTACGAACTATCTGCGAAGGTAAAATTCGGTGGACAACTATTAGTTGCAGCTATGATTGTAAAAAGTGGATTATTAGTGCAAGTATTATATATTCCAATCCTCGGGGATACTGAACTTGGATGGCTTGCTTATCCAATTACAGTGTTTTGGATTGTAGGTATTACAAATGCAATCAACTTAATTGACGGATTAGATGGATTGTCCGCTGGAATTTCATCTATCGTACTTGCAACGCTGGCATATATGGCCTTCACTAGCCCATGGGGTACTGGAACAGCTATCATTTTGCCTCTAGCACTAATTGCACTTGCAAGTACACTTGGATTTTTATTCTATAACTTCCATCCAGCAAAAATTTTCATGGGAGATACAGGAGCACTATTTTTAGGATACTGTATTTCTGTCATATCGTTACTTGGATTATACAAAAGTGTAACGTTATTCAGCTTCATCGTTCCAGTTATCATTTTAGGTGTACCTGTATTTGATACGGCATTCGCAATTATCCGCCGTATCGTAAATAAAAAACCTATTTCAGCACCAGATAAATCGCATTTACATCACCGTTTGCTTGCAATGGGATTCTCTCATCGTAAAACGGTACTAATTATATACGCATTCGGTATCTTCTTTAGTGTAAATGCCATTATTTTCACTAGTGCAACATTATGGTTATCCATTATTCTTCTTTTCATTTTAATCTTCTTCACAGAAATCATTGCTGAAATAATCGGCCTTGTACACGAACGTTACAAACCAATTATTTCCTTCTATAAAAAAATGAAAAAACGCGAAGACTAATTGTAGTATAGCCTTTACAATTATGAAATATTCAAATAGCATCCTCTTTCTTTGAAGAGGATGCTATTTTTTATTTTTTACTCCTTATTTGACATTTCCAAAATATAGATTGTTTGAGAGTCCCTTTATTGGAGAAAGATATACATAATAAAAAAAGTATCAAATTTTATTTTTTACATCTTGATTGTCAAACTGAGGGTGAATGTTATGATCAAGCGAGTATTTCAATGTATCATTTTATTTTTCACAATTACTATATACACGTCATCTAATCCTGAAGCAACTACAATTATTCCTGCTGAACATCATCCAAATGCTGAAACGACCTCTCCTACACAAAAGATTGCGTATTTAACATTTGATGACGGACCAAACAAATATACGATGCAAATTTTAAACATTTTAAAAGAAAAGAATGGAAAAGCAACCTTCTTTGTTATTGGCGGAAAAGTACCGCATTACCAAAAGACGATGCAGCGATTAATTAAAGACGGACATTATATTGGACTTCATAGTATGTCACACGATGTAAAACGCCTTTATACTGGCGATCCTTCCACTTTAATTACAGAAATGGAACAAACTCAAAACATTGTCCAGCAAGTTACAAAATTAAATACACACCTCGTCCGCGTTCCATACGGTAGCATGCCTTACTTAAAAAAGAATTATCGTGATGCTCTTGTATCAGCTCGATATAAAATGTGGGATTGGACAATTGATACATATGATTGGAAAAGCTATGACAATCCTTCTGCCATACTAGAAAGAGTACGTAATCAAAGTGATGAACAAGTCGAAGTTATTTTAATGCATGATTCAAGTGTCACTGTACAAATACTGCCAAAAGTAATCGATTATTTACAGTCACAAGGATACAAACTTCTTCCTTATAATCCCTCTTCCCATCTCGAAGTTAATTTTTGGAAAGACACAAGATTGTAACAGCTTTAGTGCCTATATGCTAAAGCTGTTTTATTTTTCTCTTCCCACCCTTCTCATTTTTGTGTAAAATTTTAAATAGTGATGAAGTTTCGAGGTGAATAGAAATGAAACGAATAGATCTCATTTTTAACGCAATACAAGAAGGAAATTATACAGAAGGTATAACCGCATTAGAACTCGCTACCCTGTTGCAACTAGATCGTGCCAATGTAAGTAGCGACTTAAACAAACTTGTAAAAGATAAACGTTTATTAAAAACAAATACGCGCCCTGTTCGTTTTTATATAGAAACGAACACTTCGTTGGAAACGCATTCAAAAGACGTGACTTCACTAGATACATTTGCAATTGAAAATACGAGCCTTAAAATCGCAATTGAAAAGGCGAAAGCTTCTATTCTCTATCCTCCAAACGGTATGCATACTTTACTGCTAGGAGAAACAGGAGTCGGGAAATCTATGTTTGCTTCTTTAATGCACGAATATGCAATTGAAGTTGAACAGCTTCCAAAAAAGGCACCATTTATCGTCTTTAACTGTGCTGATTATGCAAACAATCCACAGCTACTACTAGGACAGTTATTTGGGATCAAAAAAGGAGCTTACACAGGTGCGAATGATCAAAAAGGGTTAATTGAAAAAGCACATGAAGGAATTCTTTTCTTAGATGAAGTACACCGCCTTCCTCCAGAAGGACAGGAAATGCTCTTTACTTTTATTGATCGCGGAGTATATCGCCGCCTAGGAGAAACAGAAAACGAGCGTAAAGCACAAGTATTAATCATTACTGCAACAACAGAAGAACCAAATTCATTTTTATTAAAAACATTTACAAGACGTATACCGATGACTGTCAAGCTTCCACCACTTCGTGAGCGTACACATAAAGAACGCTTTGCTTTACTGCAACTATTTTTCACAAATGAAGCAATTCGGCTAAGGAAAGAAATTCACGTTAGCCCGAACGCAATGCGTGCTTTCGTCTTTTACAATTGTCCCAATAACATCGGTCAATTAAAAACAGATGTACAAATCGCCTGTGCGAAAGCTTATTCTGATTTTGTAACAAAGAAACGTGATTCTGTCTATGTTTCAAGTACAGATTTACCTTGGTATATGAAAGAAGGGCTATTTATTGAAAGAAAGAGCCGTCACCTATACCAAATACCAAATGAAACATTTGTATTTACGGGAGATGAAGGTTGGAGTCAACATAAAGCAGAAGATGAAAAACGGTCTTCTATTTACGACTATATTGATTATAAATATGAAGAACTTCAAGCACGCGGTATTGAAGAGGAAGAATTAGAATTACTAATAGAAAATGATATTCAAAGCTTTTTCGTACAATATTTTAACCAAATGTCCAAAAAGACAAGTCATGAAAATGTTTTTAAAATTGTTGATCGTAACATCGTTTCCGTATGTGAAAAAATTGCGGAGCTCGCTGAAAAACATTTATCTAAGACGTTTGATGAAAAAGTCTTTCTCGCATTAAGTTTACATGTACAGACAACTCTACAACGTTTACAAAGCGGGAAGCAAATTCATCACCCACAATTGAATCAAATTCGTACGAAATATAAAGAAGCTTTTTCCGTAGCTATGCAATGCATTCAACTACTGGAAGAAGAATTACAAATAACCATGCCCATGGATGAAGCTGGCTTCTTAACAATGTTCTTCGTTGTTGATCCAATTCCTGCTTCCCAAACAGAAGTAAAAGTATTAATATTAGCGCACGGTAATGGCATCGCAACAGAAATGGCAAACGTTGCAAATGAACTCCTCGGTATTGATGAAGTGACCGGTATTGATATGCCGCTACATGAATCACCGAAAGATTTTTTAGAACGGGTTAAAGTGTATATGAAAACACTTCAAAATGTAAACGGGCTTCTCTTACTTGTTGATATGGGGTCTCTTGCCTATATCGGTGATATATTAGAAACTGAATTCAAAATTCCTGTACGTGTCCTTTCCATGACAAGTACTCCACACGCACTAGAAGCAGCTCGAAAAGCTCAGCTCGGCTATTCATTAGATGCACTATATGAAACAGTAAAGAACTTAACGCCGTTCTATTTAAACGTACAAGAAGAAAAGAAAAAGCCACTATCACCAATGAAGTCTGTTATTTTAACAGCTTGTTTAACTGGTGAAGGAAGTGCCTTAGCTATTCAAAAAATGTTAGAGAACTATTTACGATTTGATAAAGACTTAATTGAAATTATTCCAATTAGTATCGTCCATGAAAAAGATTTAACGAAAATGATTGAGAACATAAAAAAAGAGCGTAATATCATTTGTATCGTCACAAATTTCGATGTGCAAGTTCCATGTTTAACATATCATTTCCAAGATATTGTGAACTACACAGCGATTCAGCCAATTCAAGAATTAATTACGTATGAAGAGACATATGCGAAAATGGCCGATATTCTTGAACAACAAATGCAGCGTAACGACGGGGCATTACTAATTAAAACAATTCGTTACGCACTAAATACAATTCAAGAATTAATTTCCTTGCAGCTAACTCCTGATAGCTTAATGGGTGTTATTTTGCATATGAGCTGTATGGTTGATCGTCTTCAAAAAGGAGAAAAACTTCTTCCTCATCCTGATAAAGAAAAAAGAAGACAAGATGAGTACTGGATGTATATGAAAGTGAAAAAAGCATTACAACCAATTGAAAATACATTTGAAATACAAATACCAGATGATGAAGTATTTTATATCATGGACTTCTTTATTAAAAATCAGCCTGTTAAAAGTTAAACAAGTAACCTTTAGCGACACTCCTTCGAATAAAGTGAAGGCTTTTACGGGCAGTTAATGCAGGATAAATTTATATCGACGATTTTCAAAATATATGAATGTATCGTCAATACACATCATCCTATCTAATTCGAAAAGGCTGTTCCAATTTTTTGGAGCAGCCTTTTCATTTACTTCTTTACCTTTCTAATCCGCCCTCTTATTTCTCCTTTTTTATGTGATTTCGTATGAATATTTACATATACATTAGCTTGAATAATTTCTTGGAGAAAATGAACAAGGGATTTTCCTTGTAAAGGCCCTTCGAATTCCTCCACATTTACGGCACCAGTAATGCTTCCCTCATTCAAACTAATCCCTTGCTCTAGCGGACCGTATAAATAGAAAACAACGGGACCAATTTGACTGGACTTCCCTAAATGAATTTGACACGATGTGACCTTTTCTATATTTTTTAATATTACCCTGTAATGCAACTTCGTTAAATCATCACTAAAAATAAACTCTGCTACCCCAAAAGCTTCTGTATTTACAGGAGGCAATTCCCTCTTCCCTGTTAACCTAGCAAAAAAGTGTGTTGTCATAGGGCATTCTCCTTATATCAATTTCCCAGCACTTCTTTTACTACTTTATGGTTTACACATAATCATTTATGACTTTTTCAACTTTTAATTACGAAGAAAAGATTCACAAAATCTTTACATAAGAATCATTTCTTTTGCTTTACCGCCTCTTGTATAATGCACATAGAAAAAACTTTCTAGGAGGTTACTTTGAAAAATAACAACTATTCTTTTCGATTATTAGTCGAGATTTTTCTCGTCTCATTTAAATTAGGACTTACTTCATTCGGCGGTCCTGTCGCTCATCTTGGTTATTTTCATCATGAATACGTGCAAAAAAGAAAATGGATGGATGAAAAAAGTTACGGAGACTTAGTAGCACTGTGTCAATTCCTTCCTGGTCCCGCTAGTAGTCAAGTCGGTATGGGCGTTGGATTATTAAGGGGCGGGCTATTAGGAGCAATTATCTCTTGGATTGGTTTCACCCTTCCCTCTGTTCTCGTTTTAGTCTTTTTTGCTTCATTCCTTAATCAATTCGAAATTGGAAGTACAGGATGGATTCATGGACTCAAACTTGTAGCAGTCGCAATTGTCGCTCATGCAATATGGGGAATGGCTCAAAAGCTAACTCCGGACCGAAACCGTGCAACAATCGCCATTGTAACTGCCGCGATTGCCTTGTTATGGCCAAGTAGCTGGACACAAATCATTCTCATTTTACTTTCAGGGCTGATCGGCTGGCTTTTATATAAAACTCCTCAAAACGCCCAAGTCTATAAAATACAAATTTCTATTTCAAAAACGATGGCTAGTTCTTGTCTCATTTTATTTTTCGGACTATTACTATTGCTACCAATACTGCGACCGCTCTCTCCTCATATCGCATTATTTGATAGCTTTTACCGTTCTGGTTCTCTCGTATTTGGCGGAGGGCACGTCGTACTCCCTCTTCTTGAAAGTGAGTTTGTACAGAACGGGCTGATGACAAAAGAACAATTTTTAGCTGGATACGGATTAACACAAGCGGTGCCAGGGCCTCTCTTTACATTTGCTTCTTATATAGGGGCAGTGCTAAACGGAACCACTGGAGCAGTAATCGC
This region includes:
- a CDS encoding chromate transporter: MKNNNYSFRLLVEIFLVSFKLGLTSFGGPVAHLGYFHHEYVQKRKWMDEKSYGDLVALCQFLPGPASSQVGMGVGLLRGGLLGAIISWIGFTLPSVLVLVFFASFLNQFEIGSTGWIHGLKLVAVAIVAHAIWGMAQKLTPDRNRATIAIVTAAIALLWPSSWTQIILILLSGLIGWLLYKTPQNAQVYKIQISISKTMASSCLILFFGLLLLLPILRPLSPHIALFDSFYRSGSLVFGGGHVVLPLLESEFVQNGLMTKEQFLAGYGLTQAVPGPLFTFASYIGAVLNGTTGAVIATIAIFLPAFLLVIGVLPFWDSVRKVPAIQGTLLGVNAAVVGILIAAFYDPIWTSTIMNASDFVFASLLFGLLTFWKTPPWIIVILGAFGGYVISIL
- the exsM gene encoding exosporium regulatory protein ExsM produces the protein MTTHFFARLTGKRELPPVNTEAFGVAEFIFSDDLTKLHYRVILKNIEKVTSCQIHLGKSSQIGPVVFYLYGPLEQGISLNEGSITGAVNVEEFEGPLQGKSLVHFLQEIIQANVYVNIHTKSHKKGEIRGRIRKVKK